A single genomic interval of Camelina sativa cultivar DH55 chromosome 11, Cs, whole genome shotgun sequence harbors:
- the LOC104721063 gene encoding uncharacterized protein LOC104721063, producing the protein MSDNNKDHDSDSDAPEEFTQEQAKLEDEALRKIQRENKARITREKKERRKHMAEQITPRKSKDIETVVDIVEEEAEEPEDNSEALAKKGFLSKDIIDFLAEREKQKAGSDSEEEEIIDEVPRKKKQKSSGVETVIYKDIPPPECLKSGLDFLKMRRAQVPRSSSVIKNSGQALRLATGAASAKKQRQRK; encoded by the exons ATGTCGGATAATAATAAAGACCACGATTCCGATTCCGATGCACCCGAAGAATTCACCCAGGAGCAG GCGAAGCTTGAGGATGAAGCGTTGAGGAAGATACAGAGAGAGAACAAGGCTAG GATTACTcgtgaaaagaaagagaggcgTAAGCATATGGCAGAGCAAATAACGCCTCGAAAATCTAAAGATATTGAAACAGTAGTAGatattgtagaagaagaagcagaagaaccTGAGGATAACTCTGAAGCTCTTGCAAAGAAGGGATTCCTTTCCAAAGACATCATAGACTTTCTTGCAGAACGAGAGAA ACAAAAAGCCGGATCAGATTCTGAAGAAGAGGAAATCATAGACGAAGtcccaagaaagaaaaagcaaaagagcTCAGG GGTCGAAACGGTTATTTACAAAGATATTCCACCACCGGAATGCTTGAAAAGTGGGCTAGATTTCTTGAAAATGAGGAGAGCGCAAGTCCCAAGATCGTCTTCAGTTATCAAGAACTCTGGCCAAGCTCTCCGACTTGCCACTGGTGCTGCTTCCGCCAAGAAGCAGCGACAGAGGAAATGA